A stretch of Metabacillus sp. FJAT-52054 DNA encodes these proteins:
- the rsmH gene encoding 16S rRNA (cytosine(1402)-N(4))-methyltransferase RsmH — protein sequence MFEHKTVLLKETVDGLNIKRNGTYVDCTLGGAGHSEYLLSQLSSEGRLFAFDQDDTAIENAKHKLAEYEGQAILIKSNFRHIREKLAEQGVEKVDGILFDLGVSSPQLDTPERGFSYHHDAPLDMRMDQQSDLSAYDVVNHWSYEDLVRIFFRYGEEKFSKQIARKIEARREKEPIKTTGELVELIKDGIPAPARRTGGHPAKRIFQAIRIAVNDELKVFEEAIEQSIELLNPKGRISVITFHSLEDRICKTTFKQAAELPQLPPGLPVIPKEFEPKIKLVTRKPILPAEEELTDNNRSRSAKLRIAEKIK from the coding sequence ATGTTTGAACATAAAACAGTATTACTGAAAGAAACGGTAGATGGTCTGAATATTAAACGTAACGGTACATACGTTGATTGCACTCTTGGCGGTGCAGGCCACAGTGAATACCTGCTTTCACAATTATCTTCAGAAGGCAGATTGTTCGCTTTTGACCAGGATGACACAGCCATTGAAAATGCAAAACACAAACTTGCGGAATATGAAGGACAGGCCATCCTCATCAAAAGCAATTTCAGGCACATTAGAGAAAAGCTTGCAGAGCAAGGCGTGGAAAAGGTAGACGGGATACTCTTCGATTTAGGCGTTTCCTCTCCGCAGCTGGATACTCCTGAAAGGGGCTTCAGCTATCACCATGATGCACCCCTTGATATGAGAATGGATCAGCAATCTGACTTGTCCGCATACGATGTTGTGAATCATTGGAGCTATGAAGATCTTGTTAGAATCTTCTTCAGATATGGGGAAGAGAAATTTTCCAAGCAAATTGCCAGGAAAATTGAAGCAAGACGTGAAAAGGAACCCATAAAAACGACGGGCGAGCTTGTGGAACTGATTAAGGATGGCATTCCAGCTCCTGCAAGACGTACGGGAGGACATCCGGCTAAACGAATTTTCCAGGCGATCCGCATTGCTGTCAATGATGAACTGAAGGTGTTTGAAGAGGCGATTGAACAGTCTATTGAGCTTCTGAATCCGAAAGGGAGAATAAGTGTCATCACGTTCCATTCCCTTGAAGACAGAATCTGCAAAACGACATTCAAACAGGCGGCTGAGCTTCCGCAGCTTCCGCCAGGACTGCCGGTTATTCCAAAAGAATTTGAGCCGAAAATTAAACTTGTCACGAGAAAGCCGATTCTGCCAGCTGAAGAGGAGCTGACCGATAATAACCGGTCACGTTCCGCCAAACTTAGAATTGCAGAAAAAATAAAATAA
- the ftsL gene encoding cell division protein FtsL, protein MSNLAVKVNQRAQEQTTRQSQPQSQPKAMPVKRRLPITLGEKVLIVLFVLGLAAASIHLIANSVASYKASMDIQKLEAQVDAQGKTNADLQIQVKELSNYERIWERAKELGLTLNKNNVKVVQD, encoded by the coding sequence ATGAGTAATTTAGCTGTTAAAGTTAATCAGCGCGCACAGGAACAAACGACACGCCAATCGCAGCCCCAGTCTCAGCCAAAAGCAATGCCGGTCAAAAGAAGACTGCCGATTACGCTAGGGGAAAAGGTCCTGATTGTCCTTTTTGTCCTTGGACTGGCAGCAGCGAGCATTCATCTTATCGCAAACAGTGTGGCCTCCTATAAAGCCAGCATGGATATCCAAAAGCTGGAGGCACAGGTTGATGCTCAAGGCAAGACAAATGCCGATCTGCAGATCCAAGTGAAAGAATTGAGCAATTATGAGAGAATTTGGGAAAGAGCGAAAGAGCTTGGACTGACTCTTAACAAAAACAACGTAAAGGTTGTTCAGGACTAG
- a CDS encoding penicillin-binding protein — protein sequence MLKKNKNMNRGAAVLATFFAVLFFIITGRFLYIQLTGQVDGQVLAARAAQKYEKKQILEASRGSILDRNGEAIAEDTSAYTLVAILDESLTSDPKKPQHVVDKETTAEKLAPILDIDTSKALEILHKDAKQVEFGADGRNLSQTEKLKIEKLKLPGIAFMKNQKRFYPNGVFASDIIGYAQKNEENGVTSGMLGLEKSLDSYLQERDGSIKYNSDHYGWKLPGTRDEITPPDNGSDIYLTLDQKIQTFLEDAMNQTVKEYSPKKIMAVVADPKTGKILAMSQRPSFNPNTRDISNFNNDIIGYPIEPGSTMKMYTVASAIEQGVYKGSSTYKSGSYKIGSKVIKDHNKTGWGSITYDEGFERSSNVAMINLAMKLGPDAYSSYMKKFGFGQKTGIDLPGEKAGTINSDSKISLATASFGQGSTATVIEQIQAATAIANGGKLMKPYLIDQIVDADANKVIKKNEPKQISRPISEATAAQVRDLMGKVVTSKNGTGKPFAIEGYDVAGKTGTAQIPGDNGRYMSGKENFIFSFMGMAPKDDPELLVYVAVQQPELEPTEIGSMPVSSIFKTVMQNSLQYLQIQPEEGKGKENDSAPKAQDPVMESYIGKNAKDAAKLLESSAYQPLILGSGPSVEAQSPSERTVISKGERVFLQTGGKVKMPDLSGWSKRDIMKLADLLQLRVSFSGQGFSAKQSIPKGTIVSKETLLTVELKPPS from the coding sequence ATGCTGAAAAAGAATAAAAACATGAATAGAGGAGCAGCCGTATTAGCAACATTTTTTGCGGTGCTCTTCTTTATCATTACAGGCAGATTTTTGTACATTCAGCTGACTGGACAAGTTGATGGGCAGGTGCTTGCTGCGCGCGCAGCACAAAAATATGAAAAAAAGCAGATTCTGGAAGCGTCGAGAGGCTCGATCCTCGATCGAAACGGAGAAGCCATTGCGGAAGATACGTCAGCATATACGCTCGTTGCGATCCTTGACGAGTCATTGACATCGGATCCCAAAAAGCCCCAGCATGTGGTAGATAAAGAAACCACAGCAGAAAAGCTTGCTCCGATTCTGGATATTGACACGTCTAAAGCTCTTGAAATTCTTCACAAAGATGCAAAGCAGGTGGAGTTTGGTGCGGATGGAAGAAATTTAAGCCAAACTGAAAAGCTTAAAATCGAAAAGTTAAAGCTGCCAGGTATTGCCTTTATGAAGAATCAAAAGCGTTTTTATCCGAATGGTGTTTTCGCTTCTGACATTATTGGCTACGCTCAAAAAAATGAAGAGAACGGCGTTACCTCTGGAATGCTGGGGCTTGAAAAAAGCCTGGACAGTTACCTTCAGGAAAGGGACGGATCCATAAAATACAATAGTGATCATTATGGCTGGAAGCTTCCTGGGACACGTGATGAAATTACACCTCCCGACAATGGAAGCGATATTTATCTGACGCTTGATCAAAAGATTCAGACCTTCCTTGAGGATGCAATGAATCAGACTGTAAAAGAATACAGTCCGAAAAAAATTATGGCTGTTGTAGCAGATCCAAAGACAGGCAAAATCTTAGCGATGAGCCAGCGTCCCAGCTTTAATCCCAACACGAGAGACATTTCCAATTTTAATAATGATATAATCGGATACCCGATTGAGCCGGGATCAACAATGAAAATGTATACTGTGGCATCTGCTATAGAGCAGGGTGTGTATAAAGGCAGTTCAACCTATAAATCCGGCAGCTATAAAATCGGCAGCAAGGTTATTAAAGACCATAATAAAACCGGCTGGGGATCAATCACCTATGATGAGGGCTTTGAGCGCTCATCAAATGTAGCGATGATCAATCTGGCAATGAAACTCGGTCCGGATGCTTATAGCAGCTATATGAAGAAATTCGGTTTTGGACAAAAGACAGGAATTGATCTGCCGGGTGAGAAAGCCGGTACGATCAATAGTGACAGTAAAATTTCATTGGCAACCGCCTCATTCGGCCAGGGTTCTACAGCTACGGTCATTGAACAAATTCAGGCTGCAACCGCTATTGCCAATGGAGGCAAGCTGATGAAGCCATATCTGATTGATCAGATCGTGGATGCCGACGCTAATAAAGTAATAAAAAAGAATGAACCAAAGCAGATTAGCCGGCCTATTTCAGAAGCAACGGCTGCTCAGGTCCGCGATTTGATGGGGAAGGTCGTAACTTCTAAAAACGGTACCGGTAAGCCTTTTGCGATTGAAGGCTATGATGTAGCGGGGAAAACGGGTACAGCACAAATTCCTGGAGATAACGGACGCTATATGAGCGGAAAAGAAAACTTCATTTTCTCCTTCATGGGAATGGCGCCAAAAGATGATCCGGAGCTGCTCGTGTACGTAGCTGTCCAGCAGCCTGAGCTTGAGCCGACTGAAATCGGATCGATGCCTGTTTCCTCTATTTTTAAAACAGTTATGCAGAACAGTTTGCAGTATTTGCAGATTCAGCCTGAAGAAGGTAAAGGAAAAGAGAATGATTCTGCACCTAAAGCGCAGGATCCAGTGATGGAATCTTATATTGGGAAAAACGCAAAGGATGCTGCCAAACTTCTTGAATCAAGTGCGTATCAACCACTTATTCTTGGCTCCGGTCCTTCTGTTGAGGCCCAATCCCCTTCAGAGCGGACTGTGATTTCAAAAGGGGAAAGAGTATTTCTGCAAACGGGCGGAAAAGTAAAAATGCCGGATCTTTCCGGATGGTCCAAGCGGGATATTATGAAACTGGCTGACTTGCTTCAGTTAAGAGTTTCATTTTCAGGACAGGGTTTTTCAGCCAAGCAGAGTATACCTAAAGGGACAATTGTCAGTAAGGAAACTCTTTTAACTGTTGAATTAAAGCCGCCTTCATAA
- a CDS encoding stage V sporulation protein D, which translates to MRVSQVTVRKRLAAVLLIGVLVFAVIDVRLGYVQFILGDKLTAGAKDLWSRNLPFEPERGEILDRNGVKLATNISAPTVYAVPRQVENPAEAAEKLAPVLNMTAKKAYDFLTKNEMIVTLKPEGRKISHEKAGEVRALGIKGVYIGEDSKRYYPNGSYLSHVLGFAGIDNQGLLGLEAVYDKELKGEKGFVKFYSDAKGKRMPNEADDYKSPTDGQTLKLTIDSKVQTIMERELDLAQAQYNPDGMIAIAMNPKNGEILGMSSRPDFDPAHYQDVKPIVYNRNLPVWSTYEPGSTFKIITLAAALEEQKVDLEHDHFHDPGSIEVAGARLKCWKRGGHGSQSFLEVVQNSCNPGFVALGQRLGKEKLFKYIKDFGFGQKTGIDLQGEGRGILFNLDRVGPVEQATTAFGQGVSVTPIQQVAAVSAAVNGGILYTPYVAKELVDPVTGKVTSKKAPVEKRRVISEETSKKIRYALESVVAGGTGKNAFVEGYRVGGKTGTAQKVSNGVYLKNNFIVSFIGFAPADDPELVVYVAVDNPKGTVQFGGTVAAPIVGNIMRDSLPEMGVKPRKDQMDKVYKWGDIKSVEVPNLLGMEMDELREQLLNVKFDVAGNGEVVVQQSPAAGTKVKEGSSIRVFMGNP; encoded by the coding sequence GTGCGGGTATCTCAGGTTACCGTCAGAAAAAGGCTTGCCGCTGTTTTGCTGATAGGTGTGCTTGTATTTGCTGTGATAGATGTAAGGCTCGGATATGTCCAATTCATACTCGGTGATAAGCTGACTGCAGGAGCAAAGGATTTGTGGAGCCGTAATCTTCCGTTTGAACCTGAACGGGGAGAAATTTTGGACAGGAATGGTGTAAAGCTTGCTACAAATATCAGTGCGCCTACGGTATATGCCGTGCCAAGACAGGTGGAGAATCCTGCAGAAGCGGCAGAAAAGCTTGCGCCGGTATTGAATATGACTGCGAAGAAAGCGTATGATTTTCTGACAAAAAATGAAATGATTGTCACGCTGAAGCCGGAAGGCCGGAAAATTTCCCATGAAAAAGCGGGAGAGGTCAGAGCTCTTGGCATTAAGGGTGTTTATATAGGAGAGGACAGTAAACGATATTATCCGAATGGCAGCTACCTATCACATGTACTCGGATTCGCAGGGATTGATAACCAGGGGCTGCTTGGACTTGAAGCAGTATATGATAAAGAGCTTAAAGGCGAAAAGGGTTTTGTTAAATTTTATTCAGATGCAAAAGGAAAACGAATGCCGAATGAAGCGGATGATTATAAATCCCCAACAGACGGCCAGACTCTGAAACTTACAATTGATTCCAAGGTGCAGACAATCATGGAGAGGGAGCTTGATCTTGCTCAGGCACAATATAACCCCGATGGAATGATTGCAATTGCCATGAATCCGAAAAATGGTGAAATTCTAGGGATGTCTTCAAGGCCGGATTTTGATCCCGCCCATTATCAAGATGTAAAACCAATTGTATACAACCGCAATTTGCCTGTATGGAGCACATATGAGCCCGGATCTACATTTAAAATTATTACTCTCGCTGCAGCATTAGAGGAACAAAAGGTCGATTTGGAGCACGATCATTTTCATGATCCTGGATCGATTGAGGTAGCGGGAGCCAGACTGAAGTGCTGGAAGAGAGGCGGACACGGTTCGCAGAGTTTTTTGGAAGTTGTTCAGAATTCCTGCAACCCCGGATTTGTTGCATTGGGTCAGCGCCTAGGGAAAGAAAAGCTGTTCAAATATATTAAGGATTTCGGATTTGGCCAAAAAACGGGAATTGATCTGCAAGGTGAGGGAAGAGGAATTCTTTTTAATCTTGACAGAGTCGGACCAGTGGAACAGGCAACAACAGCATTTGGACAGGGAGTTTCGGTAACCCCGATTCAGCAGGTAGCCGCTGTTTCAGCTGCGGTTAATGGAGGGATTTTATATACTCCGTACGTAGCTAAAGAGCTGGTTGACCCAGTGACCGGAAAAGTAACGAGCAAAAAAGCTCCAGTAGAGAAGCGCAGAGTCATTTCTGAAGAAACCTCCAAGAAAATCCGATACGCGCTGGAAAGCGTAGTAGCTGGCGGGACAGGTAAAAATGCTTTTGTAGAAGGGTACAGGGTCGGAGGGAAAACAGGAACAGCCCAGAAGGTAAGCAATGGAGTTTATTTAAAAAACAATTTCATCGTTTCCTTCATTGGCTTTGCTCCAGCAGATGATCCAGAACTTGTCGTCTATGTAGCTGTTGATAATCCAAAAGGAACTGTTCAATTCGGGGGAACGGTGGCAGCTCCGATTGTCGGCAATATTATGAGAGACAGCCTTCCTGAAATGGGTGTTAAGCCGCGTAAAGATCAGATGGATAAAGTATACAAATGGGGAGACATAAAGTCCGTTGAGGTTCCGAATCTTTTAGGGATGGAAATGGATGAACTGAGAGAACAGCTTTTGAATGTCAAATTTGATGTAGCGGGCAACGGCGAGGTTGTAGTCCAGCAATCACCGGCAGCTGGAACGAAGGTTAAAGAGGGTTCGTCTATACGTGTATTTATGGGAAACCCATAA
- a CDS encoding UDP-N-acetylmuramoyl-L-alanyl-D-glutamate--2,6-diaminopimelate ligase: MKLTDLLSRLHFGKINVSEDPDIESIEMDSRNAGRGSLFICIKGYTVDGHHFARQAVDMGAAAVIAERELDLPVPVIIVPDSSRAMAVLADAFYGQPTQKLHLIGVTGTNGKTTTAHLIDMVMQSAGKKTGMIGTMYIKIGDETLEVRNTTPESLTLQKTFKRMADSGVSNAVMEVSSHALHMGRAHGCDYDVAVFTNLTQDHLDYHGTMDAYKQAKGLLFSQLGNTFNHQNPKFAVLNQDDPATEEYKSMTAAHILTYGIDQKADIMASDIKMTSSGTAFLLQTPYGSRTMKLKLIGKFSVYNVLAAIGACLASGISLETAAAALEKADGVRGRFELVDAGQPFTVIVDYAHTPDSLENVLTTIQQFSSGRTFVVVGCGGERDKTKRPIMAQIAVKYADEPIFTSDNPRSEDALAILADMENGVRNSYYHSIANREQAIYFAAANARPGDVVLIAGKGHETYQQIGDKIYDFDDREVALKAISTLKISQSAEKDHEREQ, encoded by the coding sequence ATGAAGTTGACTGATTTGCTTTCCCGTTTGCATTTTGGAAAAATAAATGTAAGCGAGGATCCTGACATTGAATCGATAGAGATGGATTCTAGAAATGCAGGAAGAGGAAGCCTGTTTATCTGTATTAAAGGATACACGGTAGATGGCCATCATTTCGCAAGGCAGGCAGTAGACATGGGAGCCGCCGCTGTTATCGCAGAGAGAGAGCTGGATCTTCCTGTACCTGTCATCATCGTACCTGATTCAAGCAGAGCGATGGCTGTACTTGCAGATGCATTTTACGGACAGCCGACCCAGAAACTTCATTTAATTGGAGTAACCGGCACAAATGGGAAAACAACAACCGCCCATTTAATTGATATGGTTATGCAGTCTGCCGGAAAGAAAACCGGTATGATTGGCACGATGTACATAAAAATCGGGGATGAAACCCTGGAAGTTAGAAACACTACCCCGGAAAGTCTGACTCTGCAAAAGACTTTTAAAAGAATGGCAGATTCAGGGGTATCGAATGCCGTAATGGAAGTATCCTCTCATGCCCTTCATATGGGCAGAGCCCATGGGTGCGACTATGATGTGGCTGTATTTACAAATCTTACACAGGATCACCTTGATTATCATGGAACGATGGATGCTTATAAACAGGCGAAAGGTCTGCTGTTTTCCCAGCTTGGAAATACTTTTAACCATCAAAACCCTAAATTTGCGGTTCTAAATCAGGATGACCCTGCTACTGAGGAATACAAAAGCATGACGGCAGCCCATATTCTTACCTATGGTATTGATCAGAAGGCGGATATTATGGCTTCTGATATAAAAATGACGTCAAGCGGAACGGCTTTTCTCCTGCAAACTCCATACGGTTCGCGAACGATGAAACTGAAACTCATCGGTAAATTCAGTGTGTACAATGTCCTTGCTGCAATCGGTGCTTGCTTAGCATCTGGCATCTCACTAGAAACAGCGGCTGCTGCTCTTGAGAAAGCAGATGGTGTAAGAGGGAGATTTGAGCTTGTAGATGCCGGTCAGCCATTTACGGTTATTGTTGATTATGCACATACCCCGGACAGTCTTGAAAATGTGCTGACAACCATCCAGCAGTTTTCTTCCGGGCGTACTTTTGTTGTTGTAGGCTGCGGCGGGGAACGCGACAAAACGAAGAGGCCCATCATGGCTCAGATTGCTGTGAAATATGCAGACGAACCAATCTTTACATCGGATAATCCAAGAAGCGAGGATGCCCTTGCGATTCTGGCCGATATGGAAAATGGGGTTCGGAATTCCTATTACCATTCTATCGCTAACAGAGAGCAGGCGATTTATTTCGCTGCTGCAAATGCACGTCCTGGTGATGTAGTCCTCATCGCAGGAAAAGGGCATGAAACGTATCAGCAAATAGGTGACAAAATTTATGATTTTGATGACAGGGAAGTGGCACTGAAAGCCATCAGCACCCTGAAAATCAGTCAGAGCGCAGAGAAAGATCATGAAAGAGAGCAGTGA
- the mraY gene encoding phospho-N-acetylmuramoyl-pentapeptide-transferase codes for MLEQVILFTIMMGFLISVLLSPIFIPFLRRLKFGQSIRDEGPKSHMKKSGTPTMGGIMIILSIIVTTLVMTGKFSEPSVEMWLLIFVTFGYGVLGFLDDFIKVVMKRNLGLTSKQKLIGQIMIAIVFYLVFRQYNFSTEIRVPGTEFGFDLGWAYVLLIVFMLVGGSNAVNLTDGLDGLLSGTAAIAFGAFAILAWNQSQYDVAIFSVAVAGAVLGFLVFNAHPAKVFMGDTGSLALGGAIVTVAILTKLEILLVLIGGIFVLETLSVIIQVISFKTTGKRVFKMSPLHHHYELSGWSEWRVVVTFWTVGLIFAMIGIYIEVWM; via the coding sequence GTGCTTGAGCAAGTCATTTTATTTACCATTATGATGGGGTTTTTAATAAGCGTCCTGCTTTCTCCTATCTTTATTCCATTTTTAAGAAGATTGAAATTTGGACAAAGCATAAGGGATGAAGGACCGAAATCCCATATGAAAAAATCAGGGACGCCGACGATGGGCGGAATTATGATTATTCTATCCATTATCGTGACGACGCTGGTTATGACTGGGAAATTTTCAGAGCCAAGTGTAGAAATGTGGCTTCTGATTTTTGTTACCTTCGGATATGGCGTCCTGGGCTTTCTCGATGATTTTATAAAAGTGGTCATGAAGCGCAATTTGGGTCTGACCTCCAAGCAGAAGCTTATTGGCCAGATCATGATTGCCATTGTTTTTTATCTTGTATTCAGGCAATACAACTTTTCAACAGAAATTAGAGTCCCGGGAACAGAATTTGGATTCGATCTTGGCTGGGCCTATGTTTTATTAATCGTATTCATGCTTGTCGGCGGATCTAATGCAGTTAATCTTACAGACGGACTTGACGGACTTCTTTCAGGAACGGCTGCGATTGCATTTGGTGCATTTGCCATTTTAGCCTGGAATCAGTCTCAGTATGATGTGGCGATTTTTTCAGTCGCTGTTGCAGGGGCAGTACTTGGATTCCTTGTTTTCAATGCCCATCCTGCGAAAGTGTTTATGGGTGACACGGGATCGCTTGCTTTAGGCGGTGCGATTGTGACCGTGGCCATTTTGACGAAGCTTGAAATTCTGCTTGTTCTGATTGGCGGAATCTTTGTTCTTGAGACACTGTCAGTCATCATTCAGGTTATTAGTTTTAAAACAACAGGAAAAAGAGTATTTAAAATGAGTCCGCTTCACCATCACTATGAACTTTCCGGATGGTCGGAATGGCGTGTGGTTGTGACATTTTGGACTGTAGGATTAATTTTTGCCATGATCGGAATATATATTGAGGTGTGGATGTAA
- the murD gene encoding UDP-N-acetylmuramoyl-L-alanine--D-glutamate ligase has translation MKTIESYQKKPVLVLGLAKSGLAAAKLLNKLGAAVTVNDMKPFEENEAAKELHELGIHVVCGSHPQNLLADRQIEMIVKNPGIPYSNPILLQAADQGIPVITEVELAYEISEADILGITGSNGKTTTTTLVYEMLKKDGKNPLIAGNIGTVACEVAEKAKSDQVIVMELSSFQLQGTLSFKPSAAVILNLFDAHLDYHGTRDAYAQAKGKIYENLTSADAAVINADDKEVCRLSEETQGTKFYFSVKQKLDHGAFIHEDAIWYNEERIIAVNEVVLPGKHNLENILAAVSLVKTRGCSNEAICSVLTSFSGVIHRLQFVRTLKDRKFYNDSKATNILATSKALEAFDQPVILLAGGLDRGNEFDELKPAMKNVRALISFGETAPKLEKTCRELGIEVINRVDNVEQAAGAAYELSEAGDVVLLSPACASWDQYKTFEQRGDMFVRAVHKLE, from the coding sequence GTGAAAACCATTGAATCCTATCAAAAGAAACCTGTACTTGTATTAGGGCTGGCAAAAAGCGGCCTTGCTGCAGCGAAACTGCTTAATAAACTCGGAGCTGCAGTGACGGTAAATGATATGAAGCCGTTTGAAGAAAATGAAGCAGCGAAGGAATTACATGAGCTGGGAATACATGTTGTATGCGGCAGCCATCCTCAAAACTTGCTTGCCGACCGGCAGATTGAGATGATTGTGAAAAATCCTGGTATTCCTTATTCAAATCCGATCCTGCTTCAGGCAGCGGATCAGGGCATTCCGGTTATTACAGAGGTGGAGCTGGCATATGAGATTTCAGAAGCTGACATCCTTGGAATAACAGGATCAAATGGAAAAACAACGACAACTACGCTCGTTTATGAAATGCTGAAGAAAGACGGAAAGAACCCCCTTATTGCCGGAAATATTGGTACGGTTGCCTGTGAAGTTGCAGAAAAAGCGAAGTCTGATCAGGTCATCGTAATGGAGCTTTCATCTTTTCAGCTTCAGGGCACCCTTTCATTCAAGCCTTCTGCAGCTGTCATCTTGAACTTATTTGATGCTCATTTGGATTACCATGGAACGAGAGATGCCTACGCTCAGGCAAAAGGCAAGATCTACGAAAATTTAACCTCCGCAGATGCTGCAGTCATAAATGCAGATGATAAGGAAGTGTGCAGACTTTCTGAGGAGACGCAGGGAACTAAATTTTATTTTTCGGTAAAACAAAAGCTGGATCATGGTGCGTTTATTCATGAGGATGCAATTTGGTACAACGAGGAGCGTATTATCGCTGTCAACGAGGTGGTCCTTCCAGGGAAACACAATCTGGAGAATATCCTTGCTGCGGTTTCGCTGGTGAAAACAAGAGGCTGTTCAAATGAGGCAATCTGCAGCGTCCTTACTTCTTTTTCAGGTGTTATTCACAGATTGCAGTTTGTACGTACCTTGAAAGACCGTAAATTTTATAATGACTCCAAAGCAACGAATATCCTTGCGACCTCAAAAGCTCTGGAAGCATTTGATCAGCCTGTCATTCTGCTTGCCGGCGGACTGGACAGGGGAAATGAGTTTGATGAGCTCAAACCGGCGATGAAAAACGTCCGGGCATTGATAAGCTTTGGTGAGACAGCCCCTAAGCTCGAGAAGACTTGCAGAGAACTCGGAATAGAAGTGATCAATCGTGTCGATAATGTGGAACAGGCAGCCGGCGCGGCTTATGAACTTTCTGAAGCGGGGGATGTGGTTTTGCTTTCTCCTGCATGTGCAAGCTGGGATCAGTATAAGACATTTGAACAAAGAGGAGACATGTTTGTCCGCGCCGTGCATAAGCTAGAATAA
- the spoVE gene encoding stage V sporulation protein E — translation MTAKRTTPDFILIIVTLLLLTVGLIMVYSASAIWADYKFDDSFFFAKRQLLFAGVGIAGMFFIMNVDYWTWRTWAKIILLICFVLLIAVLVPGIGMERNGSRSWIGVGAFSIQPSEFMKFAMIIFLAKYLSEHQKKITSFKKGLIPSLGLVFIAFGMIMLQPDLGTGTVMVGTCIVMIFTAGARIWHFGFLGLLGVGGFTALVLSAPYRMKRITSFLDPWQDPLGSGFQIIQSLYAIGPGGLFGMGLGQSRQKFFYLPEPQTDFIFAILSEELGFIGGSLVLLLFCLLLWRGIRIALGAPDLYGAFLAVGIIAMVAIQVMINIGVVTGMMPVTGITLPFLSYGGSSLTLMLMGIGVLLNISRYAKY, via the coding sequence TTGACGGCGAAAAGGACGACTCCGGATTTTATACTGATTATTGTGACGCTTTTGCTTCTGACGGTTGGTCTCATTATGGTTTACAGTGCAAGTGCAATCTGGGCAGATTATAAATTTGATGATTCCTTTTTCTTTGCAAAAAGGCAGCTCCTTTTTGCCGGAGTAGGTATTGCCGGGATGTTCTTCATTATGAATGTGGACTACTGGACGTGGAGAACGTGGGCAAAAATCATTCTTTTAATCTGTTTTGTACTGCTGATTGCGGTCTTGGTTCCAGGGATTGGAATGGAACGGAATGGATCCAGGAGCTGGATAGGTGTAGGTGCATTTTCGATTCAGCCTTCTGAATTTATGAAGTTTGCCATGATTATCTTTTTGGCTAAATATCTATCAGAACATCAAAAAAAAATAACGTCCTTCAAAAAAGGTTTGATTCCTTCATTAGGACTTGTGTTTATTGCATTTGGCATGATCATGCTGCAGCCGGATCTTGGTACTGGAACCGTAATGGTAGGAACGTGTATTGTCATGATCTTTACGGCAGGTGCGAGAATATGGCACTTTGGATTTCTTGGACTGCTTGGTGTTGGCGGATTTACTGCTCTGGTCCTTTCCGCTCCTTACCGAATGAAAAGGATCACGTCTTTTCTGGATCCATGGCAGGACCCATTGGGAAGCGGTTTTCAAATCATTCAGTCGCTTTACGCCATTGGACCTGGCGGATTGTTCGGAATGGGTCTGGGCCAAAGCAGGCAAAAGTTTTTTTACTTGCCTGAGCCGCAAACAGATTTTATCTTTGCCATTCTATCTGAAGAATTAGGTTTTATCGGCGGATCACTGGTCTTGCTTCTATTCTGCCTGCTGTTATGGAGAGGAATCCGAATTGCACTTGGCGCTCCTGACTTATATGGAGCATTCCTGGCAGTGGGAATCATTGCAATGGTCGCCATTCAGGTGATGATTAATATAGGGGTGGTCACTGGAATGATGCCTGTAACCGGAATCACCCTTCCGTTTCTAAGCTACGGCGGTTCTTCCCTGACGCTCATGCTGATGGGAATCGGGGTCTTGCTAAATATCAGCAGATATGCAAAATATTAA